A stretch of Gorilla gorilla gorilla isolate KB3781 chromosome 9, NHGRI_mGorGor1-v2.1_pri, whole genome shotgun sequence DNA encodes these proteins:
- the OR52M1 gene encoding olfactory receptor 52M1: MLTFHNVCSVPSSFWLTGIPGLESLHVWLSIPFGSMYLVAVVGNVTILAVVKIERSLHQPMYFFLCMLAAIDLVLSTSTIPKLLGIFWFGAGDIGLDACLGQMFLVHCFATVESGIFLAMAFDRYVAICNPLRHSMVLTHTVVGRLGLVSLLRGVLYIGPLPLMIRLRLPLYKTHVISHSYCEHMAVVALTCGDSRVNNVYGLSIGFLVLILDSVAIAASYVMIFRAVMGLATPEARLKTLGTCASHICAILIFYVPIAVSSLIHRFGQCVPPPVHTLLANLYLLIPPILNPIVYAVRTKQIRERLLQIPRIEMKIR; this comes from the coding sequence ATGCTCACTTTTCATAATGTCTGCTCAGTACCCAGCTCCTTCTGGCTCACTGGAATCCCAGGGCTGGAGTCCCTACACGTCTGGCTCTCCATCCCCTTTGGCTCCATGTACCTGGTGGCTGTTGTGGGGAATGTGACCATCCTGGCTGTGGTAAAGATAGAACGCAGCCTGCACCAGCCGATGTACTTTTTCTTGTGCATGTTGGCTGCCATTGACCTGGTTCTGTCTACTTCCACTATACCCAAACTTCTGGGAATCTTCTGGTTTGGTGCTGGTGACATTGGCCTGGATGCCTGCTTGGGCCAAATGTTCCTTGTCCACTGCTTTGCCACTGTTGAGTCAGGCATCTTCCTTGCCATGGCTTTTGATCGCTACGTGGCCATCTGCAACCCACTACGTCATAGCATGGTGCTCACTCATACAGTGGTGGGTCGTTTGGGGCTTGTTTCTCTCCTCCGGGGTGTTCTCTACATTGGACCTCTGCCTCTGATGATCCGCCTGAGGCTGCCCCTTTATAAAACCCATGTTATCTCCCACTCCTACTGTGAGCACATGGCTGTAGTTGCCTTGACATGTGGCGACAGCAGGGTCAATAATGTCTATGGGCTGAGCATCGGCTTTCTGGTGTTGATCCTGGACTCAGTGGCTATTGCTGCATCCTATGTGATGATTTTCAGGGCCGTGATGGGGTTAGCCACTCCTGAGGCTAGGCTTAAAACCCTGGGGACATGCGCTTCTCACATCTGTGCCATCCTGATCTTTTATGTTCCCATTGCTGTTTCTTCCCTGATTCACCGATTTGGTCAGTGTGTGCCTCCTCCAGTCCACACTCTGCTGGCCAACTTATATCTCCTCATTCCTCCAATCCTTAATCCCATTGTCTATGCTGTTCGCACCAAGCAGATCCGAGAGAGGCTTCTCCAAATCCCAAGGATAGAAATGAAGATTAGATGA